Sequence from the Candidatus Obscuribacterales bacterium genome:
TGTTCACCCTTTAGCTGCGCTTGCTTGAGAATACTATTGAGGGTACCTGGAGCAAGATCATGTGAAGGTTTTCCTGCCACCGTTACTCGACCCGGCTTGGTCGGATGCTTAAATTGACGA
This genomic interval carries:
- a CDS encoding type II toxin-antitoxin system HicA family toxin; the protein is MKVSEVIKMLEKDGWYLVATRGSHRQFKHPTKPGRVTVAGKPSHDLAPGTLNSILKQAQLKGEQQE